A window of the Fuscovulum sp. genome harbors these coding sequences:
- a CDS encoding amidohydrolase, whose product MKKMRAGMDVDLIVTNAKVLTMDPGRPRAVAVAVRAGRIAAVGGAEVAALAGPATRVIDAGGRTLLPGFVESHLHLVLGGAELVQLQIGGLMGFDALKAAFMDYAAKNPDRALLMAQGAAYEILGEAVTRHDLDRVIADRPIAMMSPDHHTVWANTLALQQAGLLHGAQMPHGHEVVMAADGTASGELREFEAFGPVLALGGEAHLQLGIATGGEPDPWPDAAMRAADKDKVAAGLAHCAAHGITTMVNMDGNRYTCALLAEMEAEGRLTARVRVPFHMKPHMEMADLDRASAMDADYRSDWVRSGFVKMFMDGVVDSRTAFMLNDYPGVPGHRADPLFEPARFKAICAEIDRRGLQIAVHAIGDGAVRTTIDGYEAAAEANGLRDLRHRIEHIELIDRADVPRLGALGITASVQPPHPPGVMDFPMSTMEVVFDRARWRDAYLWKTLKDHGAPVAYASDWPVTDVSVMRGIQAALTRVPYEGAGDERLTLMETLHAYTAGGAWAGHWDDITGTLRTGMAADLVLIDGDIETLPADRIGQTAIALTVAGGRITYAAAGFA is encoded by the coding sequence ATGAAGAAGATGAGGGCAGGGATGGATGTCGATCTGATCGTGACCAATGCGAAGGTTCTGACCATGGATCCGGGGCGGCCACGGGCGGTGGCGGTGGCCGTGCGTGCGGGCCGGATCGCGGCAGTGGGCGGGGCAGAGGTGGCGGCGCTGGCCGGGCCTGCGACACGTGTGATCGATGCGGGCGGGCGGACGCTGTTGCCGGGGTTCGTGGAAAGCCATCTGCATCTGGTGCTTGGGGGCGCGGAACTGGTGCAGTTGCAGATCGGTGGGCTGATGGGGTTCGATGCGCTGAAGGCGGCGTTTATGGACTATGCGGCCAAGAATCCGGATCGCGCGCTGCTGATGGCGCAGGGGGCGGCCTATGAAATTCTGGGTGAGGCGGTCACGCGGCATGATCTGGACCGGGTGATCGCGGATAGACCCATCGCGATGATGTCGCCGGATCATCATACGGTCTGGGCCAACACGCTGGCCCTGCAACAGGCGGGGCTGCTGCATGGGGCGCAGATGCCGCATGGGCATGAGGTGGTGATGGCTGCGGATGGCACGGCCAGCGGAGAGCTGCGCGAGTTCGAGGCGTTCGGCCCGGTTCTGGCGCTGGGCGGTGAGGCGCATCTGCAACTTGGCATCGCCACCGGGGGCGAGCCCGACCCTTGGCCGGATGCCGCGATGCGGGCGGCAGACAAAGACAAGGTGGCGGCGGGGCTGGCGCATTGCGCGGCGCATGGGATCACCACGATGGTGAACATGGACGGCAACCGGTACACCTGCGCGCTGCTAGCCGAGATGGAGGCCGAGGGGCGGCTGACCGCACGGGTGCGCGTGCCGTTCCACATGAAGCCGCATATGGAGATGGCGGATCTGGACCGCGCCAGCGCCATGGATGCCGATTATCGCAGCGACTGGGTTCGGTCGGGCTTTGTGAAGATGTTCATGGATGGGGTGGTCGACAGCCGGACAGCCTTTATGCTGAACGATTATCCCGGCGTGCCGGGGCATCGGGCGGACCCGCTGTTCGAACCCGCGCGGTTCAAGGCGATCTGCGCCGAGATCGATCGGCGCGGGTTGCAGATTGCGGTGCATGCCATCGGTGATGGCGCGGTGCGGACGACGATCGATGGCTATGAGGCGGCGGCGGAGGCGAACGGTCTGCGCGACCTGCGGCACCGGATTGAACATATCGAGCTGATCGACCGGGCCGATGTGCCGCGACTGGGGGCGCTGGGGATTACCGCAAGCGTGCAGCCGCCGCATCCGCCGGGGGTGATGGATTTCCCGATGTCGACGATGGAGGTGGTCTTTGACCGCGCGCGCTGGCGCGATGCCTATCTGTGGAAGACGTTGAAGGATCATGGCGCGCCCGTGGCCTATGCAAGCGATTGGCCGGTGACGGATGTGTCGGTGATGCGCGGGATACAGGCAGCGCTGACGCGGGTGCCCTATGAGGGGGCCGGGGATGAGCGGCTGACTCTGATGGAGACGCTGCATGCCTATACGGCGGGCGGGGCCTGGGCCGGGCATTGGGATGACATCACAGGCACGCTGCGCACGGGGATGGCGGCGGATCTTGTCCTGATCGACGGGGATATCGAAACGCTGCCCGCAGATCGGATCGGACAGACGGCGATTGCCCTGACGGTTGCGGGCGGGCGGATCACCTATGCCGCGGCGGGATTCGCCTGA
- a CDS encoding agmatinase: MTETGFFRPVSGFDLPRFAGIPTFMRLPHVGLDDPRLGEVQIGLIGAPWDGGTTNRPGPRHGPRQLRDLSTMIRAQNGATWVAPFELARCADLGDVAPNPGDLMDSLARMEAFYSRVVAAGILPLTGGGDHLCSLPILRAVAKHRPVGMIQFDSHTDLNDIYFGTSRYNHGTPFRRAVEEGLIDPKRYCLIGIRGTAYGREDWDFAAANGIRIIPIGEFHRRGVEDVMAEARDIVGTGDTYITYDIDFVDPTFAPGTGTPEVGGPNSWQALEVVRGLRGVNVVGADLVEVSPPFDPSGGTAWLGISIMFELLCVMAERIKG, translated from the coding sequence ATGACGGAGACGGGATTTTTCAGGCCGGTTTCGGGGTTCGATCTGCCGCGATTCGCGGGCATTCCCACCTTCATGCGCCTGCCGCATGTGGGGCTGGATGACCCGCGGCTGGGCGAGGTGCAGATCGGGCTGATCGGTGCGCCCTGGGACGGCGGGACGACCAACCGCCCCGGTCCGCGCCATGGGCCGCGGCAGTTGCGGGATCTGTCGACGATGATCCGGGCGCAGAATGGGGCGACATGGGTGGCGCCTTTCGAATTGGCGCGCTGCGCTGATCTGGGGGATGTGGCGCCGAACCCCGGTGACCTGATGGATTCGCTCGCGCGGATGGAGGCGTTTTATTCCCGCGTGGTGGCGGCGGGCATTCTGCCGCTGACCGGGGGCGGGGATCATCTGTGCAGCCTGCCCATCCTGCGCGCGGTGGCCAAGCATCGCCCGGTGGGGATGATCCAGTTCGACAGCCATACCGACCTGAACGACATCTATTTCGGGACCAGCCGCTATAATCACGGCACGCCCTTCCGCCGCGCAGTGGAGGAGGGGTTGATTGACCCCAAACGCTATTGCCTGATCGGCATTCGCGGCACGGCCTATGGGCGCGAGGATTGGGATTTTGCCGCCGCCAATGGCATCCGGATCATTCCCATCGGTGAGTTTCACCGGCGGGGGGTGGAGGATGTGATGGCCGAGGCGCGCGATATCGTGGGGACCGGGGACACCTATATCACTTATGATATCGACTTCGTGGACCCGACCTTTGCCCCCGGCACCGGCACGCCCGAGGTGGGGGGGCCGAACAGCTGGCAGGCGCTGGAGGTGGTTCGGGGCTTGCGCGGGGTGAATGTGGTGGGGGCCGATCTGGTGGAGGTGAGCCCTCCCTTCGATCCGTCGGGCGGGACGGCCTGGCTGGGGATCTCGATCATGTTCGAGTTGCTGTGCGTGATGGCGGAACGGATCAAGGGGTAA